The genomic segment CCGCAACACAGTCTCGGGTGTGCCATCGCCGGCGATCTGTCCATCATCGAGCCAGACGATCCGGTCGAAATCCTGCATGGCGTCGAGATCGTGGCTCGCCATGACGATCTGCTGCGGCAAATTGAACAACAGCCGCAGGAACATGTTGCGGGCCCGGAGATCAAGGCTCGAGAACGGTTCGTCGAGCAGGACCAGCGCCGGCTCGCAGACGAGAATGGCGAGAATGCACAAATGCTGCTTCTGGCCGTCGGACAGTTCGGCAACTGAGCGTTCGCACCAATCGGCGCAATTGTGACGTAGCAGAAAGGCGCGCGCCGCCGCCGTCGCTTCAGCCGGCCCCATGCCGCGCTCGCGCAGGCCAAAGGCGATTTCCTCAAGACTGGTTGGGAAAACGATCTGATGCTCGGGATTTTGAAAAATGAACCCGACACTGCGCGGCAATTGCGCTCGGCTGGCTTTCGTTTCCAGACCATGCACGGTCACGTGGCCCTGGTCGGGCAGCAGGAGCCCATTGAACAGCCGCAGCAGCGAGCTTTTGCCGGCGCCGTTGACACCGATCAGGCCAATGCGGCGCTCGTCGAGTTGCAAACTCAATTGATGCAGCACAGGGCGGCCATTGCGCGCCAGCGTTACATCCTTCACGTCAATGGTCATGTGCCGGGTCGCGCCGCCTGAATATGCTGCTGTATTCACAGCTGCGCGCCCTTCTATCAAGCTGGATGCCGCAGCGCAAAACAACTCGGGGCGGTGGTCCGGGGAACTTTATTTTCGAGAACTTGTTTCACCTGACGGGGCATGTATGGATTTCCCAATATCAATTTCCAAAGGGCGATCGGCCCAAATGCGAGGA from the Beijerinckia sp. 28-YEA-48 genome contains:
- a CDS encoding ABC transporter ATP-binding protein encodes the protein MNTAAYSGGATRHMTIDVKDVTLARNGRPVLHQLSLQLDERRIGLIGVNGAGKSSLLRLFNGLLLPDQGHVTVHGLETKASRAQLPRSVGFIFQNPEHQIVFPTSLEEIAFGLRERGMGPAEATAAARAFLLRHNCADWCERSVAELSDGQKQHLCILAILVCEPALVLLDEPFSSLDLRARNMFLRLLFNLPQQIVMASHDLDAMQDFDRIVWLDDGQIAGDGTPETVLRAYRAHCDAQAIA